One genomic segment of Theobroma cacao cultivar B97-61/B2 chromosome 6, Criollo_cocoa_genome_V2, whole genome shotgun sequence includes these proteins:
- the LOC18595603 gene encoding probable carotenoid cleavage dioxygenase 4, chloroplastic, which translates to MMKVTKPCYNVPIPHFQALNDSPTKPKELVTCKLSSSNTNPFLTKTQKIVSLPLSASSLFSTLASIPSFLYASFSKILDPPLQPLVDPRHLYTGNLAPVDEMEPTDCPVIEGKLPLSLKGVYIRNGPNPQIQSPRALLLFDGDGMLHSLRFSNGHATYCCRYVRTYKYKLEGEAGFPLIPNVFSGFFGFGDIVRFLMTTRRIMTGHINLMNGFGVANTGLAFFSDHLFALCESDLPYIINLTQEGDIETLGRWEFEKKLLSNMTAHPKVDLDTKETFAFSWSLSFPHLKFFHFDGNGVKQNEVPIFSINQPCFIHDFAITKRFAIFHETQLVYSLGKVMTGRGTLVDYEPNKTPRIGIIPKYAINDSEMRWVRVPGFNTIHIINAWENGDDEIVFMASNIICVTNIFNKTVDVSLEKVKINIKTGDVSRKIISPRNLEFGSINPSYVGRKTRYAYLGVLEEVPKMSGLVKIDLETGREVARRFYGPGCFGGEPLFVTKDMENIHSDEDDGYVMNYVHDEKANESKFIIMDAKSPELDIVAVVKLPSRVPYGFHGLFFSM; encoded by the coding sequence ATGATGAAAGTAACCAAACCTTGCTACAATGTTCCCATCCCCCATTTTCAAGCTTTGAACGATTCTCCAACCAAACCAAAAGAATTGGTAACCTGCAAACTTTCTTCTTCCAATACAAACCCATTCCTTACCAAAACCCAGAAAATTGTGTCACTGCCGTTATCAGCATCATCATTGTTTTCCACTCTAGCTTCCATTCCCTCCTTCCTTTACGCTTCCTTCTCCAAAATCCTTGATCCACCTCTTCAACCTTTGGTTGATCCAAGGCATCTGTATACAGGAAACTTGGCTCCAGTCGATGAGATGGAACCGACGGATTGCCCCGTAATTGAAGGTAAGCTTCCACTTTCTTTAAAGGGTGTTTACATCCGCAATGGTCCAAACCCACAAATCCAATCTCCTCGGGCTCTCCTCTTGTTCGATGGAGATGGCATGCTTCATTCCTTGAGATTTTCCAATGGTCATGCTACGTATTGTTGCCGCTATGTCAGGACTTACAAGTATAAGCTCGAGGGAGAAGCTGGTTTTCCTCTCATTCCGAATGTGTTTTCAGGATTCTTTGGCTTTGGAGATATTGTTCGCTTTCTTATGACTACAAGGAGGATCATGACAGGCCATATAAATCTGATGAATGGCTTTGGCGTGGCCAACACTGGCCTTGCCTTCTTTTCGGATCATCTCTTTGCTCTTTGCGAGTCTGATTTACCATATATTATCAATTTAACGCAAGAAGGTGATATTGAAACTTTAGGACGTTGGgaatttgagaaaaagttACTGTCTAACATGACTGCACATCCCAAAGTCGATTTGGATACAAAGGAGACATTTGCTTTTTCATGGAGCCTAAGTTTCCCTCATCTCAAGTTCTTCCACTTCGATGGAAATGGTGTTAAACAAAACGAAGTACCCATTTTCTCTATCAATCAACCTTGTTTCATCCATGATTTTGCCATAACCAAGCGATTTGCGATTTTCCATGAAACACAATTGGTATATTCATTAGGAAAAGTGATGACAGGAAGAGGCACCCTGGTGGATTATGAACCAAATAAAACTCCAAGAATTGGGATCATACCAAAATATGCCATTAATGACTCTGAGATGAGGTGGGTTCGTGTCCCAGGTTTCAATACCATTCATATTATAAATGCTTGGGAAAATGGAGATGATGAGATAGTTTTTATGGCATCTAATATTATCTGTGTCACaaacatttttaataagaCTGTCGATGTCTCATTGGAGAAAGTAAAGATCAACATCAAAACAGGAGATGTTTCTAGAAAGATTATTTCTCCAAGAAATTTGGAATTTGGATCAATAAATCCTTCCTATGTGGGGAGAAAAACACGTTATGCCTATCTAGGAGTGCTTGAAGAGGTCCCAAAAATGTCAGGTTTGgtgaaaattgatttggaaacagGGCGTGAAGTTGCAAGAAGATTTTATGGACCTGGTTGCTTTGGAGGGGAGCCATTATTTGTAACAAAAGATATGGAAAATATTCATTCCGATGAAGATGATGGCTATGTAATGAATTATGTGCACGATGAGAAGGCTAATGAgtcaaaattcataataatgGATGCCAAATCCCCAGAACTTGACATTGTGGCAGTGGTGAAGCTTCCAAGCCGGGTTCCATATGGCTTTCATGGTCTATTTTTTAGCATGTAA